One part of the Paenibacillus silvisoli genome encodes these proteins:
- a CDS encoding ABC transporter permease, whose protein sequence is MRNVYLVPYVLWILLFVAMPIALIVYDSFFDVEGNFTFANYAHFFTPVYMKMTFSSFWYAFLITAFSLLIGYPAAYLITRTKHKQLWLLLLILPSWINLLLKTYAFIGLFGTYGAVNAMLETIGIGQKQILFTDFSFIFVSVYIFIPFMILPVFNALEELNPSLIYAARDLGASPWTTFRRVIFPLTMNGIKSGCQAVFIPALSLFMITRLIAGNRVITLGTAIEQHFLVTQDWGMGATIAVFLIIAMAVIMMVTGNRIKGRG, encoded by the coding sequence ATGCGGAACGTCTACTTAGTCCCGTATGTGCTTTGGATCCTGCTGTTCGTCGCCATGCCGATCGCGTTGATCGTCTACGACTCGTTCTTTGACGTCGAGGGTAACTTTACCTTCGCCAATTACGCGCATTTCTTCACGCCGGTCTATATGAAGATGACGTTCAGCTCGTTCTGGTACGCCTTCTTGATCACGGCTTTTTCATTGCTTATCGGCTATCCGGCGGCATACCTGATTACCCGGACCAAGCATAAGCAGCTGTGGCTGCTGCTTCTTATTTTGCCAAGCTGGATCAACCTGCTGCTCAAAACGTACGCGTTTATCGGCTTGTTCGGCACCTACGGGGCCGTGAACGCCATGCTGGAAACGATCGGCATTGGACAAAAGCAGATTTTGTTTACGGATTTCAGCTTTATTTTCGTTTCGGTCTATATTTTTATTCCATTTATGATTTTGCCGGTGTTCAATGCGCTGGAGGAGCTGAATCCGTCGCTGATTTATGCCGCGCGCGACCTCGGCGCATCGCCCTGGACGACGTTCCGCCGCGTCATCTTCCCGTTGACGATGAACGGCATCAAATCCGGCTGCCAAGCGGTCTTCATCCCGGCGCTGTCGCTCTTCATGATTACAAGGCTCATCGCGGGCAACCGCGTCATTACGCTCGGTACGGCAATCGAGCAGCATTTTCTCGTGACGCAGGATTGGGGCATGGGCGCCACCATCGCCGTGTTCCTGATCATCGCCATGGCCGTCATCATGATGGTGACCGGCAATCGCATCAAGGGCAGGGGGTAG
- a CDS encoding polysaccharide deacetylase family protein: protein MAKLLIGYDVEAMDERTDQFLKKAMQVHAELRSPASIFVVGKTLERNAEQCRKAAEEGWLEFHQHTYSHVLLKTVVQENEAGIQVFPGASYEQAKEEILRGQQALKDLLGISCTGLTAPYNYYRGLGDRLDLLEVLRECGINIIRSAGRNERDWQPVPLQWQPYFYAPQGYPELLECPLHGWQDCIAREQLGWENVAGYVEWLKRDIDEAVRLDLDFVYCSHDWSSLTCDPELTHVRAMISYAKERGMELMNYSDYYAFKTSQAASISQA from the coding sequence GTGGCAAAGCTGTTAATCGGCTATGACGTCGAAGCGATGGACGAGCGCACGGACCAATTTCTCAAGAAGGCCATGCAGGTGCATGCCGAGCTTCGCTCGCCCGCGAGTATATTCGTCGTAGGGAAGACGCTGGAGCGGAATGCGGAGCAATGCCGGAAGGCGGCAGAGGAAGGATGGCTTGAGTTTCACCAGCATACGTATTCGCACGTGCTGCTCAAGACCGTCGTGCAAGAGAATGAAGCGGGAATTCAAGTGTTTCCCGGCGCTTCGTACGAGCAGGCTAAAGAGGAGATCCTTCGAGGCCAACAGGCGCTGAAGGATCTCCTCGGCATCTCGTGTACGGGTCTGACGGCGCCGTATAACTATTACCGCGGGCTGGGAGACCGTCTGGACTTGCTGGAGGTGCTTCGCGAATGCGGCATCAACATCATCCGGTCCGCCGGCCGCAATGAACGCGATTGGCAGCCGGTTCCTCTGCAATGGCAGCCTTACTTTTATGCGCCGCAAGGCTATCCGGAGCTATTGGAATGTCCGCTTCACGGCTGGCAGGACTGCATCGCGCGGGAACAGCTCGGATGGGAAAACGTGGCCGGCTATGTGGAGTGGCTGAAACGCGACATTGACGAGGCCGTTCGGCTGGATCTCGACTTTGTTTATTGCAGCCACGATTGGAGCAGCCTCACCTGCGATCCCGAATTGACGCATGTTCGGGCGATGATCAGCTACGCCAAGGAGCGCGGCATGGAGCTCATGAATTACTCGGACTACTATGCGTTCAAAACCAGCCAAGCAGCTTCGATTTCGCAAGCGTAA
- a CDS encoding ROK family transcriptional regulator yields MKPSDASSQILKLINMGKGISRKALSEETGMSQASLTKITRVLMEQGYLSEGERIGSGLGRKEVLLYARADRHRLLGIDIGGYKIRAAVADNSLVIHARAEWEMRQFADRQDKAAFLLEHIEAFLANSGIAKDSIDAIGVGVTGVVDAELRRILNIPNAEGWNHIELAEAMKQAFACPSYLDEGGRTMALAEKFEGKGKKLAHFITVQIGFGIAAGVIVNDSLLRGSNNVAGLLGHITADNKGIRCTCGNYGCLENIITYPMIELAYRAKGGQSHSLLEAYQTNDKLALDACLEAGEACGIALSNMVNLFNPEAIFVGGPVMEQLPAVFDEMKRTIKLRANRFATQRLLMERSTFGSDEGVAGALTLAKSKLLGWF; encoded by the coding sequence ATGAAACCCAGCGACGCATCGAGTCAGATTTTAAAGCTGATCAACATGGGGAAGGGCATCTCCCGCAAAGCGTTGTCCGAGGAAACCGGCATGTCGCAGGCGAGCCTGACCAAAATCACGAGAGTGCTGATGGAGCAAGGCTACCTGTCGGAAGGCGAACGGATCGGCAGCGGTTTAGGGAGAAAGGAAGTTCTCCTCTACGCGAGAGCCGATAGGCACAGGCTGCTTGGCATTGACATTGGAGGCTACAAAATCCGTGCCGCGGTCGCGGATAACAGCCTGGTTATTCATGCGCGGGCGGAATGGGAGATGCGGCAGTTCGCCGATCGCCAGGATAAAGCGGCGTTCCTGTTGGAGCATATCGAGGCGTTCCTCGCCAACAGCGGCATTGCGAAGGATTCCATCGACGCGATCGGCGTAGGGGTGACCGGCGTCGTGGATGCCGAACTGCGGCGGATTCTCAACATTCCCAATGCGGAAGGCTGGAATCATATCGAGCTGGCCGAGGCCATGAAGCAAGCCTTCGCCTGTCCGTCGTATTTGGACGAGGGAGGCCGGACGATGGCGCTTGCGGAGAAGTTCGAAGGCAAGGGCAAGAAGCTGGCGCATTTCATTACGGTACAAATTGGCTTCGGCATAGCCGCCGGGGTTATCGTGAACGACAGTCTCCTGAGAGGATCGAATAACGTTGCCGGCCTGCTCGGTCATATTACGGCGGACAATAAGGGCATCCGCTGCACCTGCGGTAACTACGGATGCCTCGAAAATATCATTACCTATCCGATGATCGAGCTGGCCTACCGCGCGAAGGGCGGCCAATCCCATTCTCTGCTGGAAGCCTATCAAACAAACGACAAGCTCGCGCTGGACGCCTGTCTCGAAGCGGGCGAAGCGTGCGGCATCGCTTTAAGCAACATGGTGAATTTGTTTAATCCGGAGGCCATCTTCGTAGGCGGACCCGTCATGGAGCAGCTTCCGGCGGTATTCGATGAAATGAAGAGGACGATCAAGCTCCGGGCAAACCGCTTCGCGACGCAGCGGCTGCTCATGGAACGCAGCACGTTCGGCAGCGACGAGGGCGTCGCGGGCGCGCTTACGCTTGCGAAATCGAAGCTGCTTGGCTGGTTTTGA
- a CDS encoding chromate transporter — protein MWTELWKLFVSFGRATMLGYGGGPSIIPLYENEVVNRMKWMSTEDFGHALAFGNSLPGPIATKLAAYIGFKVAGWFGAAVALAAVVMPTALLMIVLVGVMSKLQNNSIIKGMIRGIQPVIFVMMAMLAYDFAKYAMKTSPGFITFIPFLLAVGFFVMVYYLNLNAVWGIIGALLIGALFLRG, from the coding sequence ATGTGGACAGAGCTTTGGAAATTGTTTGTTTCGTTCGGCAGAGCAACGATGCTGGGCTACGGAGGCGGACCGTCGATCATTCCGCTGTACGAAAATGAAGTCGTGAACCGGATGAAGTGGATGTCGACGGAGGATTTCGGGCATGCGCTCGCTTTCGGCAACTCCCTTCCGGGCCCGATCGCGACGAAGCTCGCGGCCTACATCGGATTTAAAGTCGCCGGCTGGTTTGGGGCGGCCGTCGCGTTAGCCGCTGTCGTCATGCCGACCGCGCTCCTCATGATCGTGCTCGTCGGCGTCATGTCGAAGCTGCAAAACAACAGCATCATCAAGGGGATGATCCGCGGCATTCAGCCGGTCATCTTCGTCATGATGGCGATGCTGGCGTACGATTTTGCCAAATACGCGATGAAAACCTCGCCCGGCTTCATTACGTTTATTCCGTTTTTGCTGGCCGTCGGATTTTTCGTCATGGTGTATTACCTCAACTTGAATGCCGTTTGGGGCATCATCGGCGCGTTGCTGATCGGGGCGTTATTTCTGCGCGGATAA
- a CDS encoding DinB family protein, with translation MAHFLFEQLKFVRSQTLKLMEGVTEEAANRVPDGFRNTIRWQLGHIYVVLERFAFQYIGLPLNRPEGFKEMFEFGSSPLNWAEEAVVPSLEELKQLLSEQLGRIEEALESRLQEKVAQPYTTSSGITLSSPEEFLSMNLYHEGMHLSVIKVYKSLLARG, from the coding sequence ATGGCACACTTTCTATTCGAGCAGCTCAAATTTGTAAGGAGCCAGACGCTGAAGCTGATGGAAGGCGTTACGGAGGAAGCGGCGAACCGGGTGCCGGACGGATTCCGCAATACGATCCGCTGGCAGCTTGGGCATATTTACGTGGTGCTGGAACGGTTCGCTTTTCAATACATCGGTTTGCCGCTGAACAGGCCGGAGGGCTTTAAAGAAATGTTCGAATTCGGCAGCTCCCCGCTGAATTGGGCGGAAGAGGCAGTCGTGCCTTCGCTTGAGGAGCTCAAGCAGCTGCTGAGCGAACAGCTGGGACGGATCGAGGAAGCGTTGGAGTCGCGCTTGCAAGAGAAGGTTGCGCAGCCGTATACGACGTCCAGCGGCATCACGCTAAGCTCGCCGGAAGAGTTTCTGAGCATGAACCTGTATCATGAGGGGATGCATCTGAGCGTCATTAAGGTGTATAAGTCGCTGCTTGCGCGGGGCTGA
- a CDS encoding H-type small acid-soluble spore protein translates to MNAQRAQEIAESSTMVHVTCDGVPIYIQHVDPDSNTARIYPLDQPDKEETVSLNSLTEPSPFQTDGVHMNCATNRD, encoded by the coding sequence ATGAATGCACAGCGCGCGCAAGAAATAGCGGAGTCCTCGACGATGGTTCACGTAACCTGCGACGGAGTTCCGATCTACATCCAGCATGTCGATCCAGACAGCAACACCGCGCGGATCTACCCGCTCGATCAGCCGGACAAGGAAGAGACGGTATCGCTCAACAGCCTGACAGAGCCGTCGCCGTTCCAGACGGACGGCGTCCACATGAACTGCGCGACCAACCGCGACTAA
- a CDS encoding DegT/DnrJ/EryC1/StrS family aminotransferase: MERLAIEQGKPVRSKPWIFGFHGPDEIGELEKEYVLKALDSRKMFRFMNKREESFTAQLEQFYKNRLGVSYALAVNGGTSSLICALAAAGIGPGDEVIVPAYTFIATAAAVVAVRAVPVIVECDDTLNMDPAAFQAAITSYTKAVIPVHMRGVMAQMNEIAAIARQHGLIVIEDVAQANGGTYFGKALGSIGDFGCFSFQHYKVITSGEGGMVVTNSQEGYIRAGHQHDCAFQFWGGDVRVDTMPGENYRMSEINGALGLAQAQKLDSILGRLRQNKQRIADGLASIPGLALQRVVDPAGDCGVSIVFYLPDSRTAGTFSEALEAEGIPNGTVDNGGVADRHIYRNWDYILNKRMASPNGTPWNCAEYKGSVSYDPDMCPVTLGYLRRAISIGLHQRMSQEDCDDVIHAVRKVAGVLIG; the protein is encoded by the coding sequence GTGGAGCGTTTGGCGATCGAACAGGGGAAGCCCGTTCGCAGCAAGCCGTGGATATTCGGGTTTCACGGCCCCGATGAAATCGGCGAGCTGGAGAAGGAATATGTGCTGAAGGCATTGGACTCCCGTAAAATGTTCCGTTTCATGAATAAGCGGGAGGAGTCGTTCACGGCGCAGCTGGAGCAATTTTATAAGAATCGGTTAGGCGTATCGTATGCGCTCGCCGTCAACGGAGGCACGTCATCGCTTATTTGCGCGTTGGCCGCTGCCGGTATCGGCCCCGGGGACGAAGTGATCGTCCCGGCTTATACGTTTATTGCGACTGCGGCTGCGGTCGTCGCGGTGCGGGCCGTTCCCGTCATCGTTGAATGCGACGATACGCTGAATATGGATCCCGCCGCGTTCCAGGCTGCGATCACGTCTTATACGAAAGCGGTCATTCCCGTTCATATGCGCGGCGTTATGGCGCAAATGAACGAGATCGCGGCTATTGCCAGGCAGCACGGCTTAATTGTCATTGAAGATGTCGCGCAGGCGAACGGCGGCACTTACTTCGGTAAGGCGCTTGGGTCGATCGGCGATTTCGGCTGCTTCAGCTTTCAGCATTATAAGGTCATTACGTCGGGTGAAGGCGGGATGGTCGTCACGAACAGTCAAGAGGGCTATATCCGCGCCGGGCATCAGCATGACTGCGCCTTCCAGTTTTGGGGCGGCGATGTGCGGGTGGATACCATGCCCGGCGAAAATTACCGGATGAGCGAGATTAACGGCGCGCTCGGCTTGGCGCAGGCGCAGAAGCTGGACTCGATTCTGGGACGGCTGCGGCAGAATAAGCAGCGGATTGCCGACGGCTTGGCGTCTATTCCCGGGCTGGCGCTTCAGCGCGTTGTCGATCCGGCCGGCGATTGCGGCGTCAGTATCGTATTCTATCTTCCGGACAGCCGGACGGCCGGAACGTTCAGCGAGGCGCTGGAAGCCGAAGGGATCCCCAATGGGACGGTCGATAACGGCGGCGTTGCGGATCGCCACATTTACCGGAATTGGGATTATATTTTGAATAAACGAATGGCTTCGCCGAACGGGACGCCGTGGAATTGCGCGGAATATAAGGGCAGCGTGAGCTACGACCCGGATATGTGCCCCGTTACCTTGGGTTACTTAAGGCGTGCGATCAGCATCGGCCTGCATCAGCGAATGTCGCAAGAGGATTGCGACGACGTGATTCATGCCGTTCGCAAGGTGGCCGGGGTCCTTATTGGTTGA
- a CDS encoding aminoglycoside 6-adenylyltransferase, whose protein sequence is MRNTDDMLSSLLTWTNKNSMIRVVLMTSSRTNPDAPVDLLSDYDIELVVTDLAPFRGSDAWITQFGGIMTEYREDGETSITRLVLFEDGVRIDLQVYLVKQLQAVIELPLLPEELDIGYRVLMDKDGFTAEMKQPRHKGFVIEKPSRPDYNTAVKEFWWDITYVAKSLWRDELYFAKYMLDSVIRFQMFMPMIEWHIGAESNWTVNPGKNGRWFKRYLDAETWAELEQTYAGASLEDNWRAMYAMTALFRKLAVDVGGKLGFDYPHALDQRVTAYMQRIQRLPKDAEQL, encoded by the coding sequence ATGCGCAACACGGACGACATGCTCAGCTCGCTGCTGACGTGGACGAACAAGAACAGCATGATCCGCGTCGTGCTGATGACAAGCTCCCGCACGAACCCGGATGCTCCGGTCGACCTGCTGTCGGACTACGACATCGAGCTGGTCGTGACGGATCTTGCGCCGTTTCGCGGCAGCGACGCGTGGATCACGCAGTTTGGCGGGATCATGACGGAATACCGGGAAGACGGGGAAACGTCCATCACGCGGCTGGTGCTGTTTGAAGATGGCGTGAGGATTGATCTTCAAGTCTATCTCGTGAAGCAGCTGCAAGCGGTGATCGAGCTGCCGCTGCTGCCGGAGGAGCTGGACATCGGCTACCGCGTGCTGATGGACAAAGACGGCTTTACGGCCGAGATGAAGCAGCCGAGGCACAAGGGCTTCGTCATCGAGAAGCCGTCCCGCCCTGACTACAACACGGCGGTCAAAGAGTTTTGGTGGGATATCACGTATGTGGCGAAGAGCTTGTGGCGGGACGAGCTGTATTTTGCAAAGTACATGCTGGACAGCGTCATTCGGTTCCAAATGTTCATGCCGATGATCGAGTGGCACATCGGCGCGGAGAGCAACTGGACGGTCAATCCGGGCAAAAACGGCAGGTGGTTCAAACGGTACTTGGACGCCGAAACATGGGCCGAGCTGGAACAGACCTACGCCGGGGCGAGTCTGGAGGACAATTGGCGGGCGATGTACGCGATGACGGCGCTGTTCCGGAAGCTGGCCGTCGATGTTGGCGGCAAGCTCGGCTTCGACTATCCGCATGCGCTTGATCAGCGGGTTACCGCCTATATGCAGCGGATTCAGCGGCTGCCGAAGGATGCGGAGCAGCTCTAG
- a CDS encoding phytanoyl-CoA dioxygenase family protein: protein MLNSNIQVTNEQVQFYRENGFVQIDNILSPEELAEFRQYMDETMNGEGSRGIQTSQTGNAYYKVLNQRVNTWRDHGGMARFILGERFADMGKQLTGFDGIRLFHDHALLKMPGDSKVTPWHQDRPYWPVKDTDPMVAFSIWIALDDVDENNGCMMFVPKSQKIRNLKGVDLVTPEDIFGQEGAKDVDRNTAVICRMKAGSCTFHDGMTFHFAHANKTDKPRRAMAIVFLKDGTTYSGASHVCTEGLGWEVGDEFHGGLFPKLA from the coding sequence ATGCTGAATTCCAACATTCAAGTGACGAACGAGCAGGTGCAATTTTACCGGGAAAATGGCTTTGTGCAAATCGATAACATCCTATCGCCGGAGGAGCTGGCTGAGTTCCGGCAATACATGGACGAAACGATGAACGGCGAGGGCTCGCGCGGCATCCAGACGAGTCAAACGGGCAACGCCTATTATAAGGTGTTGAATCAGCGGGTAAATACGTGGCGGGACCACGGGGGGATGGCGCGGTTCATCCTTGGCGAGCGCTTCGCGGACATGGGCAAGCAGCTGACGGGCTTTGACGGCATCCGTCTGTTCCACGATCACGCGCTGCTGAAAATGCCGGGCGACTCCAAGGTGACGCCATGGCACCAAGACCGTCCTTACTGGCCGGTGAAGGATACGGACCCGATGGTCGCGTTCTCGATCTGGATCGCGCTCGACGATGTCGACGAGAACAACGGCTGCATGATGTTCGTGCCGAAGTCGCAGAAGATCCGCAATTTGAAAGGCGTCGATCTCGTGACGCCGGAGGATATTTTCGGGCAGGAAGGCGCGAAGGACGTGGACCGCAATACGGCCGTCATTTGCCGGATGAAGGCAGGCAGCTGCACGTTCCATGACGGGATGACGTTTCATTTTGCCCATGCGAACAAGACGGATAAGCCGCGCCGGGCGATGGCGATCGTCTTCCTCAAGGACGGCACGACTTACAGCGGCGCGTCTCATGTGTGCACGGAAGGACTCGGCTGGGAGGTTGGCGACGAGTTCCACGGCGGGCTGTTTCCGAAGCTGGCGTAG
- a CDS encoding ABC transporter ATP-binding protein has product MSAATASEAIISFQGVTKQYEGDSAVLKEVSFEIERGKFYTLLGPSGCGKTTILRLIAGFTEPTAGKIYFNGQVINRIPANKRQVNTVFQDYALFPHLNVFENIAFGLRIKKMKQAEINEKVLEALRFVNLTGYENREINEMSGGQRQRVAIARAIVNRPEIILLDEPLSALDLKLRTEMQVELRELQRRLGITFIFVTHDQEEALAMSDEIFVLNEGRIQQSGTPMDIYDEPINRFVADFIGESNIVAGRMKEDYLVEFAGKSFVCVDKGLQPNESVDIVIRPEDLEITRPEDGKLQVKVETQLFRGVHFEIQCADNAGNKWLVHSTRKAQVGEPIGLTFDPEAIHVMRFNETEEEFDRRLEAYA; this is encoded by the coding sequence ATGAGCGCAGCAACAGCCAGCGAAGCCATCATTTCGTTCCAAGGCGTAACCAAGCAGTACGAGGGAGATTCCGCCGTGCTGAAGGAGGTCAGCTTCGAAATCGAGCGGGGGAAATTTTACACGCTGCTCGGACCGTCGGGCTGCGGCAAAACGACGATTCTGCGGCTGATTGCCGGGTTTACCGAGCCTACGGCAGGCAAAATTTATTTTAACGGGCAAGTGATCAACCGCATTCCCGCGAACAAGCGCCAAGTGAACACGGTGTTCCAGGACTACGCGCTGTTTCCGCATCTGAACGTGTTCGAGAACATCGCCTTCGGCCTTCGCATCAAAAAAATGAAGCAGGCCGAAATCAATGAAAAAGTGTTGGAAGCGCTGCGCTTCGTTAACCTAACCGGCTACGAGAACCGCGAAATTAACGAAATGTCCGGCGGCCAGCGGCAGCGGGTCGCGATTGCCCGGGCCATCGTCAACCGGCCGGAAATCATCCTGCTCGACGAGCCGCTTTCCGCGCTTGACCTGAAGCTTCGCACGGAGATGCAGGTGGAGCTGAGAGAGCTGCAGCGGCGATTAGGCATTACGTTCATATTCGTCACCCACGACCAAGAGGAAGCGCTCGCCATGTCCGACGAAATCTTCGTCCTGAACGAAGGGCGCATCCAGCAAAGCGGCACGCCGATGGATATTTACGACGAGCCGATCAACCGGTTCGTGGCTGATTTTATCGGGGAATCGAACATTGTAGCGGGCCGGATGAAGGAAGATTATCTGGTGGAGTTCGCGGGAAAATCGTTCGTCTGCGTCGACAAAGGGCTGCAGCCCAATGAATCTGTCGACATCGTCATTCGTCCTGAAGACTTGGAGATTACGCGTCCCGAGGACGGCAAGCTGCAGGTGAAGGTGGAAACGCAGCTGTTCCGCGGCGTTCACTTCGAAATTCAATGCGCCGACAATGCCGGCAACAAGTGGCTCGTCCACTCCACGCGGAAGGCGCAGGTTGGCGAGCCGATCGGACTGACCTTCGATCCGGAAGCGATCCATGTGATGCGCTTCAATGAGACCGAGGAAGAATTCGACAGAAGGCTGGAAGCGTACGCATGA
- a CDS encoding GH25 family lysozyme translates to MQPMSSTNVKAIDVSHHQGVIDWKKVKADGVMAAFIKASEGTSFKDNKFATNANGAAAAGIKTGFYHYAHPESNDAKAEAAHFANTIKGIKATFPHVLDVEGDAGQVPADRLTQWCVDWLREVERLTAHPTMIYTGAYFARSYLRQPLGQWPLWVAHYGVDKPMNNDTWDEWAVFQYSDNGTVDGIGGNVVDLNAMEKAFYDQYANPNQPPKPLSPDDTIKIVVNDQLAAYGRIVDGSTYMPLRQIGDALGVPVYWDATSSTPYIDGKPVSNFLLFDSRTYVPVRSTAEQLGGTVSWDSATKKVYIYR, encoded by the coding sequence ATGCAGCCAATGAGTTCAACTAACGTGAAAGCCATCGACGTATCGCACCATCAAGGTGTCATCGACTGGAAGAAAGTAAAGGCGGACGGCGTCATGGCCGCTTTTATCAAAGCTTCCGAGGGCACTTCGTTCAAAGACAATAAATTCGCGACGAACGCAAACGGCGCCGCTGCCGCCGGCATCAAAACCGGCTTTTATCATTACGCTCATCCGGAGTCGAATGATGCGAAGGCGGAGGCCGCTCATTTTGCCAATACGATCAAAGGGATTAAAGCGACGTTTCCCCATGTGCTCGATGTGGAGGGCGACGCCGGTCAGGTCCCGGCCGATCGTCTGACACAGTGGTGCGTGGATTGGCTGCGCGAGGTTGAACGGTTGACTGCTCACCCCACGATGATTTACACCGGGGCTTATTTTGCCAGAAGCTATTTGCGCCAGCCGCTCGGCCAGTGGCCGCTCTGGGTCGCTCACTATGGCGTCGATAAGCCGATGAATAACGACACCTGGGACGAATGGGCCGTGTTCCAGTATTCGGATAACGGGACGGTCGATGGGATCGGCGGCAACGTCGTCGATTTGAATGCGATGGAAAAAGCGTTCTACGACCAATATGCCAACCCGAATCAGCCTCCGAAGCCGCTAAGCCCGGACGATACGATCAAGATCGTCGTTAACGATCAGTTGGCCGCCTACGGCCGGATCGTCGACGGCAGCACCTATATGCCGCTTCGGCAAATCGGCGACGCGCTCGGCGTTCCGGTGTACTGGGATGCCACTTCGTCGACGCCGTATATCGATGGCAAGCCGGTCAGCAACTTCCTGCTGTTCGACAGCCGGACGTACGTGCCGGTCCGCTCCACCGCCGAGCAGCTCGGCGGGACGGTATCGTGGGACAGCGCGACCAAGAAGGTTTATATTTATCGTTAA
- a CDS encoding 5'-nucleotidase has protein sequence MPYPIENKFVIAVASSALFDLSESDKVFRERGEDEYRRFQRQNENQILATGVAYPLIKRLLHIQADDEEQLVEVVLLSRNDPDTGLRVFKSIEHYKLPISRAVFVAGSNPFLYLDAFNASLFLSGNTDDVKEAVEHGYPAGCIYPTDYIDDEADGELRLAFDFDGIIADDSAETVYQLDGALRSFHDHEKRKAGEPLPGGPLFRFFSEIAKLQKRESEKKLLDPAYKPKIRVAIATARNAPAHERVITTLRDHDIRVDEAFFLGGVDKGRVLSIFKPHIFFDDQVGHIEGVARSVPSVHVPFGITNLAKR, from the coding sequence ATGCCTTATCCCATCGAAAATAAATTCGTCATCGCCGTCGCCTCCAGCGCGCTGTTCGACCTTTCCGAGTCGGACAAGGTTTTCCGCGAACGGGGAGAGGACGAGTATCGGAGATTTCAGCGCCAGAACGAGAATCAGATCCTCGCGACAGGCGTTGCATACCCGCTCATCAAACGGCTGCTTCACATTCAGGCCGACGACGAGGAGCAGCTTGTCGAGGTCGTGCTGCTGTCGCGCAACGATCCCGACACCGGCCTGCGCGTGTTCAAGTCGATCGAGCATTACAAGCTGCCGATCAGCAGGGCCGTCTTCGTTGCGGGCAGCAATCCGTTTCTCTACCTGGACGCGTTCAACGCATCTCTGTTCTTGTCCGGCAATACGGACGACGTGAAGGAGGCGGTCGAGCACGGCTACCCGGCCGGCTGCATTTATCCGACCGATTATATCGACGATGAGGCGGATGGGGAGCTGCGGCTTGCGTTCGATTTTGACGGGATTATTGCGGACGATTCGGCGGAAACGGTCTACCAGCTTGACGGCGCCTTGCGCTCGTTCCACGATCACGAGAAACGCAAAGCCGGCGAGCCGCTGCCTGGCGGGCCGCTCTTCCGCTTCTTCTCCGAAATCGCCAAGCTGCAAAAGCGAGAGTCCGAGAAGAAGCTGCTCGATCCGGCGTACAAGCCGAAGATCCGGGTGGCCATCGCGACTGCCCGCAATGCGCCGGCGCACGAGCGGGTCATTACGACGCTGCGCGACCATGACATTCGCGTGGACGAGGCTTTTTTTCTCGGGGGCGTCGATAAGGGGCGGGTGCTGAGTATTTTCAAACCGCATATTTTCTTTGACGATCAGGTCGGTCACATCGAAGGCGTCGCGCGCAGCGTCCCTTCCGTGCATGTGCCTTTCGGCATTACGAACCTGGCGAAACGATAA